TGTGGTGTTTCCTCAAATTTTAATAGATTTTTTAGCATAGCGGAAACCTGCTCCTTTGTCGCATTTCCATTTCCTGTAACGGATTGTTTTATCTTTCTTGGAGAATATTCGAAGATTGGAATATCTTGTGCTAATGCCGCCGCCATCGCAACACCTTGCGCTCGTCCTAATTTGAGCATGACCTGTATGTTTTTGCCATAAAATGGTGATTCAAGGGCTACGCAGTCGGGATTATATTCCTGCATTAAAGCCGAAGTTTTTTTGAAAATACGTTGTAGTTTTAGGGCATGATCGTCTAAATGTCCCATTTTGATGACCCCCATTGAGATCAAGGATATGTTATTGCCGGCTTCTTTGATGATACCATATCCGAGCACAACGGTACCGGGGTCGATCCCTAAAATTATTCTTTCTTTCGCCTTTTCCTTCTGCATATACAATATTACAAATTTTGCGTTTTATTCGCGGATTGCATTCGACAAAACTTAATCATTTGGCTAAAATTTAGTAACATTGCTCTCTAATTATCGAAAGTTGACAGGAAGACAAAAAAAATACATCAGTCTTTTATTGAAGATATTGGTTTTCGCTCTGGCGACCTGGTATATTGCCGTGAAAGTATCTGATAAAAGTAATATTGAGAAGTTTAAAACCCTAGTAGCAGGTTTAGAACAACATTCTGTTGTTTGGACCCTGGTTCTGATCGTGGTGTTAATGCTTGTAAATTGGTTGCTTGAAGTCGTTAAATGGCAGTATCTTGCCTCTAAACTGGAGCGTATTTCATTTTGGCGGGCCTTCCAATCCGTTTTTTGCGGACTTACCTGGGCTATTTTTACTCCCAATAGGATTGGAGAGTATGGTGGACGTGTTCTTTTTTTACAGCCTCAACATCGCGCAAAAGGAGCCGTGGCGATGGGCGTTGGATTGTTTGCACAATTGGTGCTCACAAGCGTTGCGGGATCATTAAGTATCGCTTGGTTTATCTGTAAATTTCTCTCAACTCCTTTAACCGTACAATTTGGTGTATGGCTACTTGCAATTATTTATGCCGGAGGATTTGTCATCTTATATTTCAATGTAAAATGGATCGATTTATTGGTCGGCAAAATTAAGTTTTTGAAACGGATTAAGCCTTTCTTTGAAGTATTGGAACATTATTCAATGCGCGAGCTCCGTATTGTTCTTTTAAATTCTTTGGCGCGATTTGTCATTTTTACTTCTCAGTATATCATCTTGATGAAGCTAACGCTACCTGAGTTACCGCTTTTATCCATGGTTCTGATGATTTTTATCCTGTTTTTTGTGCAGGCAGCGCTACCTACATTGGATATTTTTGATTTCAGTGTTAGAAGTTTCGTTGCAAGCAATCTATATAGTTATATTACCACACAGGAAATTGCTGTAATGGCTATTGTTTCCTGCATTTGGTTCGTCAATTTGATTCTTCCAGCTATATTTGGTTCTATTTTTGTTTTTAAGATAAATTTTTTCGGTGATACAAATTCTTAACTATTTATTGATCATTTTTGCTTGCGTATACGTAATTCTAGTTTTATGGATGCGCAGAGGCTGGTTCTTGCTTTCGGAGCCTAACAATACTGTTAGGCCAACAATGACCGTATCTGTCATTATCGCAGCGCGGAATGAGGAGTTAAATATTAGGCGCACCATTGAATCGATACTAGGGCAAAATTATCCTAGAGAACTCCTGGAGTTAATTATTATCGATGACCATTCGGACGATAGTACGTCTTTGATTGTGAAAGAATATGAAGAAAAAGGTGTCAAGCTGATTCAATTGAACGAAAATGGCCGTTTGAATTCCTACAAGAAATTGGCAATTTCAAGGGCAATAGACTGCTGTCGTGGCGAAATTATTATTACCACTGATGCAGACTGCCGCATGGGGTCGAACTGGCTAAAGACGGTTATCAGTACATTTGAGAAAGAAGATGCCTATCTACAATCTTCTCCAGTGGTGTATTCGGAAGAAAACAGTTTTTTTGAACGACTGCAGACCCTGGAATTTTTGTATTTGATAGGTTTGGGTGCTGCAGGTATTGGTAATAAAAAACCAACGACCTGTAATGGTGCGAATTTGGCCTATCGAAAGGACATTTTTAAACAAATGGGTGGATTTAAAGGGATTGATGAGCTTGCATCTGGAGATGATGAACTTTTTTTACATAAGGTAGCAGAACAATATCCCGATCGTATAACCTTTTGTAAATCACAAGATGCCGTTGTTTATACAGATGCAAAACCAGATTTGAAATCATTCATTAGTCAGCGTAGACGCTGGGCTTCAAAAAGTACCAAATATAAAAATAAAGGTGTCATCGCATTGGGGATTTCCATTTGGTTTTTCAACTTATTGATATTAGTTGCTGCAGTCCTTGCGTTCTGTGGTGTGAAATTTGTTGCTTGGGTAGTACTGTTCGCGTTGTTATTGAAGATGACTGTCGAATTTCTTTTTATTCAACCTTTAACCAGGTTCGCAAGCAGAAATGAACTCTTATGGTATCTTCCTTTATTAAGCCTGGCTCATATCCTTTATCTAGCTTATATCGGCATATTGGGTAATGTTGGGAAGTATGACTGGAAAGGAAGGCAGGTCAAGTAGCTTACTGCAATTTTTCGACCTTGAGTTTTATAGCTTCCTCAGCTAATTTAACGATCTCTTCAATATTCTTGCCCTCCGTATCCAAAGGATTTAGAACCTCCCAGGTCATATGAAGAAATGGGGTTAATGGATACATCCCATATTGTACCATTTCATATGATCCTGTGATGGCGATAGGAACAACGAGTGCGTTCGGATTCTTCTTTAGTAATGTGGCAATTCCGCCAACATGAAAGGCCTTCATTTTTCCGGTTTTCGATCTTGTTCCCTCTGGAAAAATAAACGCCGACCAGTTTTTGGTTTTCATATTATTGGCAAGCTTCAATATCTCAGCAATAGACTGTTTGGGGTCATTGCGATCTATATTTGCGGCACCACCATGTTTTAAGTTAAAGGAGATGCTAGGTATACCGCTGGCAAGTTCAATTTTAGAAATAAATTTTCCATGAAACCTGCGTAAAAAATAGATCATTGGCGGAATATCAAAGGTGCTTTGGTGATTGGCTACAAAGACAATGGGTTGCCCTGTTGGAATATTTTTATTGTCGATAAACGTCACCCGATTAAATAATGTGTAATAGCAGGCAACGAGACAGGCATTTAATATATCCACACTCTTTTTGTGTGCATTATATCCACCCAGCTTTAAACATAACCACTGTATAGGGTGAAAGATAATCAAGGATAAACCAAAACAAAACCAAAATATTATAGATAGGAAATAGCCTAAAAACTTCTTCATAAATGTTATTTAATGATACAAATATATCATTAAGCAGTGGTTTTTTAAAAATATTGATTTTATAGTGTTTTGTTTTAATAATATTAATGTTATCTTTAATAATATTAATATATTTATTATTTAATGAAAAAAATACCGGTTGATTGCCCTTGTTGTGAAGCGAAGTTAAAAGTCGCTAAATTGGTGTGTGACTCCTGTGAAACCGAAGTTGTTGGAAAGTTTTCATTACCCGTGTTAATGCAACTTACTGTTGAGGAGCAAGAATTTGTTCTGAATTTTTTGATACACTCAGGAAGTTTAAAGGAAATGGCAAACCAAATGGGAAAATCCTATCCGACAGTTCGTAATATCCTGGATGATCTGATTCAAAAAGTGAAAGCTCTTACGAATAAAAATAGTGTTGGCAGAAATAGAAATATTTAGTGGCGAGGGAAATCGAATGATTGATGAACAAAGAATGATGTCATGATGAAAAATAATACGCTTTTTACCGAAAGCCAATCTTTTTTTAGCTGGTTATTATGTTTGATCCTTTTAACGGTCAGTGTAGCCAGTTTTTCTGTGCACTGGCATGATATCTTGCAGTTGGATTTTGTTCCATTATTTCAATTACCAGGATTTTGGATCAATTTGGTATTGTGGGGGTTATTTGGCATACTACGATTAAAAACTATTATTCGTGAAGATGGAATTGAAGTCTATTTTTTCCCATTTAATTTCTATCGTAAAAGGACGCTTTGGGCAGATATCCGTGCTATTCAGGTACGAAAATATAACCCGATCGGTGAGTTTGGTGGATGGGGATTACGGAGGGGGGTGAGAGGTCTGGCTTTTTCAGCTCGTGGTAATATGGGTTTACAACTTACATTGGAAACTGGTAAAATATTAGTTATTGGAACCCAAAATCCGGCTGCGATTGAACAGCTGAACTTATCTCAATTCTTAAAAAATGAAAGTTAAACAGATTTTTCAGAATCCATTTGCGGAATTCCCAGAGTGGAAGTTATTCTTTGCTGGTGTTATCGGATTTTTGTTATCAAGCTATGTTATTTATTTATCGGGCCAGCAGTTCAATGGTTTTATGCATTTCTATCAACCGGATGGGGTGATTTCGATATGGGCTGTATTGGGCGTTCATGCCTGTATGGTTTTGGCTCCTTTTACACTTCTTTACGGTACTGGGATGTTATTGAACAGAAAGACCAGAATCATCGATGTCATGAATGTCGTTCTGATTATACCATTTCCGCTCTATCTTGCCTTATTTTTAGGGAAATTGTTAAACCAGGATAAATTCACGGCTCAAGTATTAAAAGGAGTGCAAAACGGTGATCATACATTGGCTGGAGTTGATAGAAACCAGCTGCTTTTATTCGGTATGTTTGGAATGGTCAGTTTGTTATTGCTATGCTATCAATTCTATTTATTGGTTAAGGGTATGAATGTAGCCGTTAATAATAAGAAGATTGGAATCAGTATGGTATTTGTGGCATTATATTTTATATTGGATTTATGCATACAGTTTAATTTCTAGTAAAAAACGACAATGAGAAAAATTTTATACCTATTTATCATTTGTTTTCATTTTTCATGTACCCATGCGCAGACATTTGATGGCTCATGGAAGGGCGAGGTTGAGGTTTCAGGGCAGAAGCTGCTACTGGTATTCAATATTCAAAAAGATAGTGCAGGGAAGTGGAATGGTACCTTTGAGAGTCCGATGCAAACAGCGCAGAAATTTCCAATCAATCAAATACGTATTCAACACGATTCCATTTGGATGGATGTTAAGAATATAGGTCTTCTGTATGCGGGCTTTTTGGATCGAGATAAAGATGTTATGAAAGGGGTGATGAAACAAGGCCCCTTTGAATCTGCTATGATTTTAGTACGAAGCGAGAATGAACAGAGTGGACTTTCTCGTAAGCAGGATGTTTTTCCTCCTTATAGCTATACGGAAGAGGAAGTTTCGTTTAAAAATAGTGCCGGCAATGCAGTTCTTACGGGCTCTCTGACTTATCCTAAAAATGGTGGACCATTCCCCGCATTGGTGTTGGTCAACGGTAGCGGTCAGCAGAATAGGGATTCTGAAGTGTTTGGTCACAGGCCATTTAAGGTGCTTGCAGATCATCTTACCAAAAACGGTTTTGCTGTATTACGTTACGATGATCGAGGGGTAGGCGGCTCTAAAGGAGAAGTTAATTTAGCGACAACAATTGATTTTGCCTCTGATGCCAATGCTGCAGTTGATTTTCTCAGCAAAAAAGCTATAGTAGATGTGGATAAAATCGGAATGATCGGGCATAGTGAGGGAGCCCTAATTGCCGAAATAGTGGCATCCGAGAACAGTAAGGTAAAGTATACTGCACTTTTGTCTGGCCCTGTGATCAAAGGAGATTCTTTACTGATCTTACAGAGTTATGCTTTAGGAAAAGCGGGCGGATTATCTGAAGCAGCATTACAGACCAATAAAGCAAATAATCGAAGATTGTATACTATTCTATTGGAAGATGCGCCACCAAAGGCATTGGCCGAATCGTTGGAAAAAGAACTTATTCAGCAAAATAACGGTAATCCCCTGACTGCTGATATGAAAATTAAACTCAGTCCAATGATGAGCCCCTGGTTTAGAACGTTTCTTCGTATCGATCCGGCTTATTATCTGAAGCAGCTAAAAATACCGGTTTTTGCTTCATTTGGCGGAAAGGACGTCCAAGTTCCTGCAAATGAAAACATTTATTGTCTCCAACACCTGCACTTAAAGACTACTGACGTCACCATTAAGGATTATCCCAATTTGAATCACCTTTTTCAGCATGCGCAA
The Sphingobacterium multivorum genome window above contains:
- the ruvC gene encoding crossover junction endodeoxyribonuclease RuvC, giving the protein MQKEKAKERIILGIDPGTVVLGYGIIKEAGNNISLISMGVIKMGHLDDHALKLQRIFKKTSALMQEYNPDCVALESPFYGKNIQVMLKLGRAQGVAMAAALAQDIPIFEYSPRKIKQSVTGNGNATKEQVSAMLKNLLKFEETPQFLDATDGLAIAVCHSFQKNAVSGNSKSYTGWSAFIKDNKDRIK
- a CDS encoding glycosyltransferase family 2 protein — translated: MRRGWFLLSEPNNTVRPTMTVSVIIAARNEELNIRRTIESILGQNYPRELLELIIIDDHSDDSTSLIVKEYEEKGVKLIQLNENGRLNSYKKLAISRAIDCCRGEIIITTDADCRMGSNWLKTVISTFEKEDAYLQSSPVVYSEENSFFERLQTLEFLYLIGLGAAGIGNKKPTTCNGANLAYRKDIFKQMGGFKGIDELASGDDELFLHKVAEQYPDRITFCKSQDAVVYTDAKPDLKSFISQRRRWASKSTKYKNKGVIALGISIWFFNLLILVAAVLAFCGVKFVAWVVLFALLLKMTVEFLFIQPLTRFASRNELLWYLPLLSLAHILYLAYIGILGNVGKYDWKGRQVK
- a CDS encoding alpha/beta hydrolase family protein; translation: MRKILYLFIICFHFSCTHAQTFDGSWKGEVEVSGQKLLLVFNIQKDSAGKWNGTFESPMQTAQKFPINQIRIQHDSIWMDVKNIGLLYAGFLDRDKDVMKGVMKQGPFESAMILVRSENEQSGLSRKQDVFPPYSYTEEEVSFKNSAGNAVLTGSLTYPKNGGPFPALVLVNGSGQQNRDSEVFGHRPFKVLADHLTKNGFAVLRYDDRGVGGSKGEVNLATTIDFASDANAAVDFLSKKAIVDVDKIGMIGHSEGALIAEIVASENSKVKYTALLSGPVIKGDSLLILQSYALGKAGGLSEAALQTNKANNRRLYTILLEDAPPKALAESLEKELIQQNNGNPLTADMKIKLSPMMSPWFRTFLRIDPAYYLKQLKIPVFASFGGKDVQVPANENIYCLQHLHLKTTDVTIKDYPNLNHLFQHAQTGKIEEYFENSESFNEQLMDDLTKWLKLKTN
- a CDS encoding DUF2089 family protein, which encodes MKKIPVDCPCCEAKLKVAKLVCDSCETEVVGKFSLPVLMQLTVEEQEFVLNFLIHSGSLKEMANQMGKSYPTVRNILDDLIQKVKALTNKNSVGRNRNI
- a CDS encoding lysylphosphatidylglycerol synthase domain-containing protein — protein: MTGRQKKYISLLLKILVFALATWYIAVKVSDKSNIEKFKTLVAGLEQHSVVWTLVLIVVLMLVNWLLEVVKWQYLASKLERISFWRAFQSVFCGLTWAIFTPNRIGEYGGRVLFLQPQHRAKGAVAMGVGLFAQLVLTSVAGSLSIAWFICKFLSTPLTVQFGVWLLAIIYAGGFVILYFNVKWIDLLVGKIKFLKRIKPFFEVLEHYSMRELRIVLLNSLARFVIFTSQYIILMKLTLPELPLLSMVLMIFILFFVQAALPTLDIFDFSVRSFVASNLYSYITTQEIAVMAIVSCIWFVNLILPAIFGSIFVFKINFFGDTNS
- a CDS encoding lysophospholipid acyltransferase family protein — its product is MKKFLGYFLSIIFWFCFGLSLIIFHPIQWLCLKLGGYNAHKKSVDILNACLVACYYTLFNRVTFIDNKNIPTGQPIVFVANHQSTFDIPPMIYFLRRFHGKFISKIELASGIPSISFNLKHGGAANIDRNDPKQSIAEILKLANNMKTKNWSAFIFPEGTRSKTGKMKAFHVGGIATLLKKNPNALVVPIAITGSYEMVQYGMYPLTPFLHMTWEVLNPLDTEGKNIEEIVKLAEEAIKLKVEKLQ